The nucleotide sequence CATTGGATGATAAAACACAGGGAACCATACTTTCAAAGTCCTACAGGAAGATTGTGTTCAACCTGGAATTATGTACCTTGCTAAAGTATCATTCAAAGcaattatatgaataaaataaaatcattttcagaaATGCAAGAAGTCAGAAAATCTACTTGCCATACATCCTTTCTTAGAAAGCTAACTGTGGATGTGCTCCAGCAAAATACATTCAGAAGTCAGGAAGAAATAAATCATGCGATTCTAGATAATGAATTCAATTGAGAATTCAATTTTGTGCACCAGATTTAGAAAGTAACCAGTCTAAAGCAGCATGTCATAGTGCTCAAGGAGAGAGGTCTTAAATACAAGGGGAGGCTTGATAAGATAGTCATGATAGAAaatctgggtgggggggggaggaacaAAATTAAGACAGTAATTCTAGGAAAAATCAGACTGTTGAATATGAAAATAGATGAtttggtaaaacaaaaacaagaaaggagatATAATTAGAGTCTATGACTTTGTTATGCAGCAAACAACTTTTACATAGTCAATGGTTAAAACCTGTATTGCTTTTTGACTTTTAGATCAATCTATAGTCAAAACACTGAAGACTTAACTATGATTATAAAAAGATTAACACTGACAACCTAGAAGTAAAAGTACAGAGGAGAGAGCCTGGGAGATCAAGATGCAGGAGGCTGAAAAGCTGAAGTGATACTAATATTCTCATTACCATCTGGAAGTTAAgagatatttatatttgaaagatCAGAAATTGATTCTGTAGATGTAGTACCTAAAGGTACAAGGACAAGGTGTAGAAGAAAATTTACAAAGCAGGTCATTAGTATGGTGATCTAAAATGAGGAATGTGTAGAAATTGTGGTACATCTCCTTGCAGTCAATAAAATGGATGTCATTTAGATAGAGGAAAATATTTGagatattttaaactaaaaaaagcagactacaaaattttataaaatgttcatcTAGTTATTTTTTGATGGGTGGCTTATGGGTCATTTTCTATACTTCATTCAACACATTTTCTGTAGTTCATCCATGTGGAAGGTGTGTTGGTTATCTACTATGTTTTGGCACTATGCTAGGGCTGTGAGTATTGAATATGGGAGTTTATAAAGACAAGTCTCTTCCACACAGCttacagaccagaaaggaagacaTATTTACCagtaactatttaaaaatgtgaactctATGATGGAGGACATTCATGATGTTAGGAGAGCACTGAGCACAGATCCTAAGCCTAATTTAGGAGTCTGGAAAAGATTCCTTCAACCAataacttttatgttttaaataagagagattgttttcttttttaaagcagagaTTCAAAATTGGAAGCATATTATTATCTCAATTAGATAAATGTATGTGTCAGGAAAAATTCTCAAGGGATACAAAATATTAACCGAGATTATCTTTCAATTTTGGAGTCTAAGGAATCTTATATTCTTCTTTATACTTTCCtgatttttccaaatttctaCAAGGGAAAGTGGCTTTGATAATAGAAGTTATCATTAGTGGTAAAGCAATTAGGTAGTTGTGCTGTTTGAGATCCTTCCCCTAGTCCTACCTATggaagctgaaggcagttactaACATACCTGAAGCACAAACAGTTACCAAAACATCTGTCTACcctagacttttttaaaagactatcattggaaaaaaaaaaaaaaaaaaaaaaaaaaaaaagactatcattGGAGATGGTAGATtcctttcaacaaatgtttcAGTTAGCAAACTTGGAGACTGTCTTTGTTTGCCATGAGTTTTGCTAATAGAAGCACCtgttggggggtacctgggtggctcagtgggttaaagcctctgccttcggctcaggtcatgatctcagggtcctgggatcaagtcctgcatcgggctctcttctcagccgggagcctgcttcttcttctctctctctctgcctgcctctctgcctacttataaaataaataaaatatttaaaaaaaaaaaggaagcacatGTTGGGATGCTCCTTAAAAGTGCAAGGAGATGCAGATGCCAAGGATAAGCCCGGCAGTTCTATTAcatctttctttattaattggGCTACCGTGCCATGTCTTTCAAAATTTAACTATATCCTATAGTatgtttttattgaaaaaaatgtggTTTAAAATGTAAAGTAATCACTATTTTTATGCCCATATTCCTTGGCTTGTGTTTTTAGGTTCTAAAAGCATTTAAATTGGTTCTCCAGTGGCTACATGTAGGATCCTACATGTAGGATCAAATCTATCAGTGGTGATTTTTATGGACTTGGACATTCAGTTTACTGCACATATAAATCCTCTGCATCATATTATTTCTCCAATCacacatttatataattattttgagaacCACAAAACTCTGTATTTCATCCAAAGATCCCTTTTCTCCAACATGAACTAAGGTGGAAGATCAAACTAATGCATTGTAAATTGgcaatacatttaaaaacctcACATTATAAAACAAGATTCAGCTGAAAGGTAAATTGCAGTGTGTGCACCCAGAGATTTAAGATGAGGTGCCGGGCCATCAGTATGCAAAGAAAATCTCTGTGGTCTCCTGCCTTAGGATATTTCTTAATATAAGAAAGTCTAGGATTGGTGTGTGAATGTTTCACTTTATCTAACTTTATCTTCTCATGTCTATTTGTGTGTCTCCTAGAAAAGGGGGAGGTTCAAAGGTATTGTTGTATTACAGAAACAGTACAGGCTGCTAGTCAAAAGAACTGGATTCTAATTCTGACTTTATCATTAACTaggtaagtcacttaacctctctggttttcatttaaatggaatgaTCTCTTCAAGTCAGTGATTCGATGAGATCTTACTCTTGGATTAATCACTGAGTAAGGGCTGTTCTGCCCAGTTCCTCCTCCTTTCGGATCCAGGCCTTTTGTCCTCACCCTATTCAGAGCCCCTCTGTTCCCCACCAACTACCTACCTCCAAGAAAATCTTACAGCAAGAATTCAACAGTGATGAGGGAGCTATATACTAAAACAACATTTTTCATATGGCCCAAAGGAGAAAGATCTGAAGGGGTGTATGGTTAGTCAGAGTCCAAAATGTGTGTCTTCTCTGGAGGAAACTCTCAGGCCTTCCCAGCTAAACTCATGTTCTTATCCCTTTCCTAGTTCTTTTTCTGTAGCCATTTGCCTGAACTTCCAAATCTACTTCTACCTCCAGATTGACCTCTAAGCTGATTCTACCACTGGGGACAGTGAAGGGGTCATAaaggaaattaaacaaaaagttAAGTTCcactcaaagggaaaaaaaagctcaCAATAACAAAAACCATGGTTCTGTATGACCCCATCAACATAAAACATTGCTTCCCTATAGAAGCTCAACCATTTTCTATAATTCTCATTTTCTATTAACAACCTACATATTTCCCAGAAAACACATGTCTTTGTTCTCTTATATACATTTCATCTAAAAGTACATTCCATAGCACAATGATCCAACTATAGGCTGAATTCTCTGGAAACTGCCAGCATTTCTCTTTCTACCTTCCTTTTGTTTCTAAGAGCAGTTGTGGATTAGTATAGACCCAAAATGGGAGTTGAAATATGTATTGCATCATTTGTCAGGTAGCTACAAAGAAAGCAGCAGAGCTAACCAGATGAGCAACAGGAGATTTCTGATAAATAACTCATGGTTATCTAGAAGGTGAATTAAATCACAGACACCAGAATTTGGAATTTCATTTTGAACTGCAAAATTAGAGGTAACGGCCTCCTACTTAATGATAGTGTCAATTTAGTTTGAAATTTGAGTATGGTTTTACAAGCTTAGCATTCCATTCTGTGGTAGCAGAgagcatttatgtatttatcaggTTTCCATGCatttaaatttggaaaaagaGATGATTAAGAAAAAAGCCAACAACAATCTGGGTGTCCCTGTTGGATATTATAATGGATGttaataatatttagaaataaaatgaatgagattACCTTTTTATGGGCTCAATATTCATCAATGAAAAGTGCAGCTGATGAATTCAGCCCTTTCATCAGGCAGTTTGAGCCTTTCCCAATATAAAACTGGAAGTTAGAATGAATGCTTCTTTCACTGGGTTTGCATCAGGTAGACCAAATGAAGATTGTATAACTCATGCACCTCTCACaaatcctttctctctctaatttGAGAATGAAAAAATCCACTATTAATTTTGGATTCTGACAGGAGAGACAAAGGGGGAGCAGTGAAGTTCTGGGGGAATTTAAAATCTCTCTGCATCCCCAACTGACCCTAGTTTGGGCCACTTCATCATAGAAAGCAGCTCCTgccaatcattttttaaaaacttgagccTCATTTCAAGAGACTTATTGGTCTTGCTTCTGCAGACTCATAATTCCTTTATTCGCTCTTGGGAAGAAAAAGCAGGTAGAGGCTTAAAAGCTAGATATCCCCACAATCCTATCTCCTTGTTCATCATTCTTAACCAGGCAGAAAGTTGATGCGACACCTGTCTCTAGCAAAGGATTATTTTCAGATACTGAGGTGTTGCCAGATACAACTGGTCAGAGAAGttaggagggagaggaaagaggaggatCCAGATCCAACCCTTAGAACTGGTTGCTGCTTTCTCCATAGGACTGTGCATTGATAGACCTCCTGTCCCTCACACTTATTTTCCCTCCCCTCTCATTCGATGTCCTTCTGACCCCAAATTTGACCTTTCATGGTAAGAGATCAGTATGTTTTCACACTTGGGAAATCTCATTCAAGAATTTTTGTCAATGGACAAGTCAAAGGAAGCCCTTCCATTTTAGGGCTCGTTGACGTCACCAAGGAGGCGATAAATATCTGTTGATATAATTGGATGTGAGATTCCGTGTTGAGATAGCAAAACTCTGCCCCTCATTCTCTGGCAGGGCCCTATGATTTATGCAGGAGCAGAGGCAGCACGCAATCGAGCTGTCAAGAGAGCGTCAGCTTATTAGGCAAATGCTGCGTGGTTTCTGAAGAGGGTCGACGCTATAAAATCCCACTCCAGGCTCTGGTGTGGAGAAACTCAGAGCCCAAGTCCATTGAGAGACTGAAGAGAAAGataagaggggaagaaaaagagagtgaggacAGAAAGGCGAAGGGAAGAAAATCCCTGAAAAAGCCCCACAGACATCCCTCTGCAGAGAGGCGGCAGCACCCCACTCACCTGCAGAAGCACCTCAGAAGGTAGGGAGCGCTTAGACGGAAACACGCCTCCAACTTTGCATTGCCTGAACTGCCATGGTGTACGCGGCAGAGCCGGGTGTCCCTttgagagtatgtgtgtgtgactgtgagTGTGTGCgcgcctgtgtgtgtgcgtgtgtgtgtgtgtgtgtgtgtgtgtgtgtttgctgacTGTGCTTCAAGATTCCGGTAGTCGGGGTGTGCCAAAAGCAAACTTAGACGGCTGCTACCAGTTACTCCTCGCTGGCCTTGTAGACGAGTCCCCGCCATCGATCTCGACCCCCGAGAGAAGGACGCAAGGGCTGGGatggaaaaagaggaggaggaggcagcagtTCTCAATCTGGAGGACAACGCTGAAAGATCCggaaagggcgggggtgggggtgagatCTAAAATTTGTAGATCTTCTCTAGAGTTCGGGGAATCAGTTTTGGGGATCGTTAGAAAGGGGGCTCAGAGACCCTTCGAGGGTCTCGGAAGAAGGGTCACTCCAGCCCGACGAGGGGCTGAGCTTTAGTGCTGAACCCAGTAGGTATCCCCTttcctgaccgcccccccccccccagctcacTCCAACTCTAGAAGTCCTAGTTCGAGAGCTTCAGCACCGCGGACAGTGCCTGCCTGAACGCCCAAGGCACGTCTGTGTGTATCCGGTAGAAGACCCCAAGCGCACCTCCCACTTGAGCTAAACTCTGAccaactctttctttctctcttcccttctctcattCCGCTCTCCGCCCACCTCTGTGCCGCAGCTAGCGCCCCTACCATGCGGCTGCCGCTGCTCTTGTCCGCGGGCGTCTTGCTGGTGGCTCTTCTGCCCTGCCCGCCATGCAGGGCCCTCCTCAGCCGGGGGCCCATCCCCGGCGCCCGGCAGGCCCCGcagcacccccagcccctggattTCTTCCAGCTGCCGCCGCAGCCCCAGCAGCCCCAACAGCCGCAGGCTCGGCCCGTCCTGCTCCGCATGGGGGAGGAATATTTCCTCCGCCTGGGTAACCTCAACAAGAGCCCCGCTGCTCCCCTCTTGCCCGCCTCTTCACCTGTCGCTGGCGGCAGCGGCAGCCGCCTTTCGCCGGACGAGGCGGCCGCCAACTTTTTCCGCGCTTTGCTGCAGCAGCTGCCGCTGCCCCGGCGCCCGCTCGACAGCCCCGCAGGTCCCGCCGAGCGCAGAGCCGAGAACGCCCTCGGCAGCCGCCAGGAGACAccggagagggagaggagatccGAGGAACCTCCCATCTCGCTGGATCTCACCTTCCACCTCTTAAGAGAAGTCTTGGAAATGGCCAGGGCTGAGCAGTTAGCGCAGCAAGCTCACAGCAACAGGAAACTGATGGAGATTATTGGGAAATAAAACGGTGCGTTTGGCCAAAAAGATGCAGCATTTAgcccacaaaaaaatgaaaaaaaaaattaaaataatacggTATTCTGTATCATAGCATTGCTCTAataccatttgtttatttttttatagcttGAAGCCTAGCCGATATACAGCGAGAGAGCCTATACTCCTTAATTAGCATGCACAAAGTGTATTCACGTGCAGTAACAGCAACAAAATGTTATTTGTATTGTCTActctgagtttccatttccagGTGTCTTTAATGGTGTTTAGAAAGTATAGACCCAGAAGGAAATGTTTTGAAGCAGACAGAAGTCACCCAATTATTTTGTTGTGGTCTGAGCCAAAGGGACTGTCATTCTCTTGGGTGGGTGAAACAAAATCTGTAAGCTCTTTGAATCAACCTTTCCTTGTAAACGTTTCAGTAATAAAACATCTTTCCAATCCTTGGTCAATTTGATTGTGTAAGAGAAtgttgaatatttatatttttaataaaagctgCAAAGGTAATggtgactttatttttccttttccatgttCATAGGAGTAAAGCTCTCAGCTACTGGCTTTCTTCACCCTGACTTCagcacaagagaaaacaaaactcctTGCATTAATTTCctcctaaaaatacaaacatacacCAGTGGCTTACACAGATACAGCAATTGCCTCTCTGTACCTCAGATTACACTTCTGAGGTTAAGTTAAAATAATTTGGGAAGTTTCTGCCAGCTTTAAGACTTGATAATTCTATGAATAGGAGATCAGTtcataatggaaataataattaaccctgattaattataaaatgttaaataattgtAGAGGGCAGGGAAAGAGGAACGGCAAAGAGGAGAAAGGTTTGCAGGGCATTCCTCCAAACTATAGGGCCAACactgcttgttttttgtttttggtacgAGAAAGATTCACTTTATCAAGCTACTATTTGGTACCAAAGATATACTTTCTCTATGCTATTTTCGGTGCCTACTTTTAATAGGAGAAACTTGACAGCTTCTCTACTTAAAGCAACAAATTTAATTGCTTTAATTTCTTAATGGCACTtgggaaaatatttcatataaaaaatattttgactttaATAACTTCACAAATGCTCTTCTCATTTATGTCTATACCAATCCTCATCACTGTAATTCTTAAGAATATAAACTGTGCATTTCGAAAATGGAAGAGGCACATCCAATTAGTTTTACAGTGCATTTATCTTTGGTAGTTGAGTTATAACTTAGAAAAAATTCAGTTGA is from Meles meles chromosome 1, mMelMel3.1 paternal haplotype, whole genome shotgun sequence and encodes:
- the CRH gene encoding corticoliberin is translated as MRLPLLLSAGVLLVALLPCPPCRALLSRGPIPGARQAPQHPQPLDFFQLPPQPQQPQQPQARPVLLRMGEEYFLRLGNLNKSPAAPLLPASSPVAGGSGSRLSPDEAAANFFRALLQQLPLPRRPLDSPAGPAERRAENALGSRQETPERERRSEEPPISLDLTFHLLREVLEMARAEQLAQQAHSNRKLMEIIGK